The Metarhizium brunneum chromosome 5, complete sequence sequence tacattgtaCAACAGCAGACTCGTCCACGCTTCTTTCGGCTTTCCATCCAACTTCCTGAACTGAGAATATGGAGCTTTTGGGCCGAGGACCAGCAAGCccccgtatgtatgtacaatcAAGCCTGTGTCCATATGCACTGCATTCAAGGACGATTCGCACTCTGTAGAATACAGTCTATCTgagttggcgatggcgccGGTGTGTTCCACATGCTCCAGAATTTCTCTCGGAACGCCAGAGacctgctccgtactctaCGATATTGCGGCTTCGGACGCCATGACGTCCTGACTCCTTTATGTCACCACATCTCGAGTATGGAGCGATTCATACTGCGGAATGGCGTTCCGTTCTCATTTCATGAGGCGGTCATggctctctccctctctccgTCTGATCAGAGCTCAGGCGGGCGTGAAGCTTCGCTAGTGGTTCCGAGCCAGCAAACGGTCAACTCTTCATATGTACATACCAAACCCAACCCCGCTGGCCACGTTGATTAGTATCGGCTGTGGCCACCGAAAGCCACAGGCGGTACTCCATGCGTACGCCTGGCGCATCTCGAGGTCATGGCTCATTCCCCATCTCTCCCACCAGATCCACTGGTTCCTTGGTCAGACCCGTCCTCGGCCGCTATCCGTCGTGGGGTTAAGGCGTAGCACTTTGGCGTACGAACTTGGGCTAAGTAGTGGTCTTAGTGTGCTTGGCTTGTCGGTTCTTGTCTGTCGGCTGTTCTTCAATGACAACCTTGGCGACCTGACGTCCCTGGTGGACATGCTGCTGGTTCTGGAGGCGAACCTCTCGACCACTCCCCTTTCTGGATGTTTAATCCGAGCCCCTGGGCTTTGATCTGAGTTTCCCGTTCTTTGGCCTGCCATCCATTCCCTAGGGCTGTCCATTAGTCTAACAAGTGTGTACCCCGGTACTACTATCACTATATTGATCTGTACAAAAGACACGGGCACCCCCTTCCAATCCCAACTCAGTGACATCGGCCCGGTGACATCTTCGACAAACAACGCATACATGCTATCCAGGGAGTGCCGCTTGTTCGTCTGTCTTTTGCATTCCTCAAGCAGCATCTACGAGACCACAAAGCGTTGAAACTCATCAACCTGAATCCCATCCAACTTGCCCGGGCCGTAACTGCACCAAGACGTTGGGCTTCCGGTGCCCAACCCCTACTCTCGTCACTTGTCCTCATTGTGCTCATCTTGGACGATTTCTTCGACTATTACTAGTTTCTCTTGGCTCAACGTACGAGGGGCGCAAGTATTCGAGGCCAGCAATTATTGGGCCGGACCGGTCATGGATTGTAGCCCCCTACGGCACAACGACTTTCGCAAAACCACTGAGTGCGACTACACCCGACAACCAAAGATGTCTATTCTCACAATGTCACCCGCTTCGCAATATCCGGCTTTCAGAAATGACCTGCTTTGGGATGCCTCTCGAGCATCCTCTGACTCTTCTCGCCCGTCCAAGCACGTCGCACTTCCTTCAATCCGCCAGGTATGCAATAACAGCGTTTCGCAAGGGAAATATCCCACGGCGTGCTAATTTGTTTGTACACAAGACTTTCCCAGAGCTTCATCTTGAGGGCTCACTGGCTGATGTGACTCCTACTGTCACGTCAGTACATAAAGCACCCCCGCCCATGCCTGGCTCATTGGCATCACCTGAATATGTTCACTCTCCAAATGCTAATAAGAAGCGACGAATCTCCAACGAGGATGAGCAAGCGTTTTTGAGGGCAAAGCAGGTCCCAAGGCTTTATCGTAGTCCTGAGGCGCAGCAAACACGCCAACTTTCTCCCAGTCGGGGTCAGCCAACACATTTGGGTGCCAAGAATCCTTGGGCAGAGAGCCCCTCACGAAGCAACACTTATTCTTCTCACGCCACCAGTCTTTCGGCTGCGCCAGCGAGCAGTCGAGCTGATTCGCGACCAGCTCTACCAAGCCTTCCTTCGACTCTTAAACTTGAGAGAGACGCACCACCGATTCACCGACCGCTGCCGCTGGAAACGACTACGGAACCAGCCAACAGCCCAGGACGTAGCGGAGCGAGCCCTTTGCCACCGACAATGGAAAGACATTCGTCGTACCAAAGCCAAGACTATGGCTATACCTACCAGCATCCATCACGGTTTCAGTCTCTGTCTACGAGCTCAGTCCGGTCATATAGCCGTGGCCCATTCTCACCAGGGGCCGCTTACGGACACCACTATTCGAGCATGTCACGATATACCGACCTCGGCAACCTTGGCATCGGCAGTGATGCAAAGCAGCGTAAGCGGCGTGGGAACTTGCCCAAAGAAACAACAGACAAGCTGCGGTCTTGGTTTGTAGCCCACCTGCAGCACCCGTATCCGACAGAGGACGAAAAACAAGAATTAATGCGCCAGACCGGCCTGCAAATGAGTACGTCTCCCTCTGAACAACGAGCATAATCTATTCACTGAACGCAGTGCTAACTAACAACAAACAGACCAAATTTCCAACTGGTTTATCAATGCCCGACGGCGCCAGCTACCGGCAATGATCAACAACGCGCGAGCCGAGTCTGACGCTATGAATGGCCGCCCCAGTGGAAGCAGTGGGGATGGCACTGTTTTGGCTTCCACAGAGCAGAGCTCTGACTTCGCTGGCAAGCGCGATGATGGTTTACCACTGAGTGATGGTGAGGGAGGTGGGTACGACGATGATGTGAACAAGCTCCATTGTCGAGGACCTACCGACCGCCTAAGCCTGTGAGATGGCTACGGGAGAAGGAGGAATCCTTGTCGGTCTGTGTGCCTCGCAGTGCATGACTAGTTCGACAGTCTCCTACGGCTTGCAGCACCGCATAGCTTGTGGCAAAATTTATCGACTCTATCCTACCCGCCATAGTAGGAAACGGCTAGCTGCGGACTATTTTAGTACACTTTTTACCAATTAGAGGGTGATTCCCTGTTCCTAGCAGCATTAGATGGACTTGGGCATAATTCCCATGGCTTTGGGGTTCATCTTGATGTTTTATTTTACTGATGGAGTTTGCTGGACATGACATGATGACGGATACCTCGGGTAACGGAACTGGGACAGGTTTAGGATATCGCATTTGCTTTAGGCTTGTTTGGGGGTATTTCGTTTCTATTTGGTCGATTTCATGGGTATTCTTACTCCAGGTGCGTGGAGCATTATTACGGCTGGTTGTACCGCATTGTACTACAATatagagagagagagaagtAAGCTAGAACCCTGTCTAATAAAGGCTAGAGAAAGGCCTAATAATGACACTGCATTTATCCaagaccttggccttgaaaGTTCCTTCACAGCAGCAGTGCTTGTTGGCCCGTAGCACGGAAAAGCTAGCCGAAAGGGAAATGCGTTTGTTTGATTTTGATTATATAATATGAATACCCCCCCGGGGATAAAGTACGCGaataatagttaataataacGGGTGGACTTCGTATCTATCCTGCCAATCTCTATTCGGTGATTGCGACATGTAACATCCAACCCACATGCCGGATACTTGGCAACCAGCCCTGGGAATGGTCTGGACAGCGTGGCTAAAGCTTAAAGCATCGAGTAATATTGTGAATACCATCGTCTTACCTGCCGACTACCACTTTAGGCGCTGGATCGGCAAGGTAAAGGCCTGTCAACGAAGGTCCGGATGCCTGGGGAGTCGGGCCATTTGTTCGTTTTTGACGACCGAAAAACTGCGGGCCAACAGGGAAAGCCAGCCAGAGCTGTCACTTGTGAGGTGCGGCAGTTTATTGATCCCTGTAGCGGCGAATGGCAAGCACATGGGCTGTTCAAGGACTCAACTGAACGAGGCCACACCCCCCAACTCTCCGGAAGCCGCTTGTCATGGTGATTCCGCTACACGCATCTGAGGACGCTGGTCACCTTGACCGGCGAATTTGTCAGAGAGAGCATACACTGTTCGGTGTACTGTATTGGAGTGAGGTAGTGGTCGATCAGGCTGTGTGAGGTCTAAATGCACATCCTGATGCCCTCCATATTGACATTGTTAATGCGAGCTTTCCGAAGATTCTGGCAAGCGGCGGCCCGTAATAGGTATGTGcatactacatacatatgtacgtacatatgtctCGTTCATGTTGTGAGCTAGAGAACAGGGTGTGCAAGAACAAGCTCAGATTCTCCACATATCCAGGCAGACAAATAAGACAACTTCTGAAGGGATTCCAGGCCTCCAATTACCCATCCAGGTGGTTCCGTGGGACTTTGGTGGGCATATGGGGAAGGTATGTAATATGCTTTGGAAGTGGCATTTTGCTAGTACATGGTATCAGTGAACCCGGATCTGCGCTGAGTTGAGTGGATGCCAGATAGtacatacattgtacatacctaggtcCGTAGGGATACCGGAGCTTGTCACTGTTGCGGGAACAAACATTCTCCCCATGTGGGGAGACTAGATCTGGTTGACAGACCGATGACTACCCAAATAACAAACCGTTTGTTGCAAGTTGCCACGACAAGAGTGCGGCGGCTAGTTTAGCAAAACTGGGATAATGCAGGAGAAGCAACCCTCATAAGATCCTGCTCATTGCTCCATATTTCCATGCGAGGACATTGTCGGATTTTCTAGGTTTTGAGTCTTGAAGGTCGAGAAGTGCGCCGTCGCATAGGCTCGTGTATCGTTGTCGAATGTCGAATGAGTCGGGCAACGAGGGCGGCCAGCTAGGAGTACCGCCCAGATTGTGTGATAATGTTATTATAAGCCGGACAGCTTCAGCCCGTCTCATGAACAAAAGCGAGCCAAAAGGCAACACCGATTTCCAAGGGACATCGCGTCAAGATTGATttgacgtcggcgccgatCCATGCTCGATTTGAGGAGGCGTCAAGGAGGCAGGAAGGGAGGGCACCGGGGGTGTAAGCGTAGCAGTTTTGCATGCCCTTGGCCCAAGCTTCCGCGCCTTGGTTGTGGAGGGCAGGTGTCAAATCCGCTGCACCGGCCAGGGCTAATAAACTCAATTTTTCTCGAAGGGCACGGACGAGGCCGTGAGTGGCTGTTTGCTAACGCAAGACGCAGGAGCTATTCCCAAGCGCGCCACGCTGCTCAATGCAATCATCAGCCCGACAGGGGAGGCCGACAATCTGGCCCCCAACAGCCAAGACATCATCATGCACGGCGGGGTGCTGAGCGCGGAGCTCTTGTCTCGCACGCCAGAAGTCGGTTTGCTGTCACCCTTGGCATCGGGCTGCAGACTGTCACTGGAAAGTGGAAGGTGGAGGGAGGGTCGGGGGATCGAGGGCCGAGAGCGTGTGCTGGCCATGAATCCACGGCGGACGGACTTTgcagtagtactagtaaATACCAGCCAGCGCACGCGCGCGCTAGTCTTTCGCCGACAGCCACAGACTCGTCTTAACGGGGCATTGCATGTTGTACGTGTTGCAGTGTACAcacatatgtacggagtaatgttTGACAGGCAAGGACTATTTAATGGAGCATGGAGAGAGCCAGGACGCTTCGTGCATGGCCCCGGCCCTGGGAATCCGGAGCAAAGGCGACTGTCTTAGATGACGGGACGGATGTCGGATCAGATTCCATATGGGCATCTGAAGGACGATGGAGAAAACGTGGCTCGAAAAGACTTGGCCTAGACATTACAATTGAAGATAGGCCGCTGTTGAATGATGCAAAGGCGTACTTTGTTACTGCCGGAACTTGCGTACCTGATGTGTACATAGGTATACTTCGAATCCACGCTCCGGTCCTACCTTCCTCATCTACTCGTATTTTAGGCAAGTTCGTCGATTGGTAAGGGCTTACTCATGGGCCGATGATGCCATTTACCCAGGGACCGGGGCTGGCGACGTGGAAGCAGGAGCGGAGCGCCCCATGTTGTACATGCatacagtacggagtatgtaaCATTGTACGCGACTCTTACAAACCGTCAAACCGTCAAACCGTCAAACCGTCAAACCGTCAAACCTCGAGCGTCACCACCATGCTATGCCAAGTACAAAGCTGCAAACCTTTGCGATCCTTCATTACCACCGTGGCATGTACCTCCGTCTGTCTCAGCAGTGAGCACCCTTGATATGCTAGCAGGACAACAATCAAGCTTCTATATCTGTGGGTGACTTGACCCCCTTTGGCAAAATTGTCCATATCCTTTTCGGAATATCCgtgcagtacggagtacctcgaAATACAAGGTAGGCAGCTGTAGCAACTGTCCACTAATGTTGTGCTCCAGCCCCTGTCAACAAGTAACCAAGTGTGGCGCCCACGGGGCCAAAGTCCCGCACCAAGTACGCAGTACTACCTGGCTTGTCCATGTTAAGCTTCAGCCTCGTCTTTGAAGCGCAAGCCACACTTGCACAGCCCAGGAACTTGCACCAGATAAACTCTTCTGCGCGGACCGCTTCGTCAAACACATCCTCTTTGGGCAAAGTCCAAGCAACCAGCCAGTCTTTTCTTAACTTCGATATACGACCTAAGCGACGGTTAGAAAATGCTAACGCCATGTACGACATATTTACCAACCTTATGATTCCAAGCAcatggtgccggtgccgggcGGCTATTCGCCATCGGACCAACGATGCAACGGTTTCGATTCAAGCCACACTTATTCCTACTCTTTCTTATACCTACCGAGTCTAAACTAGACTACTCCGCGTGCCACATGatcatcgccgccaagaTCCGAGCTGGCGTCCGTCGGCTAATGACATTCTTGACAATCACTTAGCGCCTGGCGCCAACTGGCCAATACTAGACCCAGGGAcagggccaagggcaagctgGTGGATTCAGAACGTCTACTAAGCTGCTTACGCGGAAGAGATAAGAGAACCTGGAATGGAATTGATCGCCGCTTAGCCCGCGcccactacggagtagacccggcctacatacatacacatacatacatacagacgtacatatgtatgtagaTGTCGGGGACGGACCTTTTTTCGCTGGCCTGCTAGTCCTGGGCCAGTCGCAACACATGCGAGTCACCATCAGCGAACTCCCCGTACTCTACAGAGGACACCTATGCTCGCTACGGGCTCAGGAATCAACGCACCGCCATCCTCTCAAAGTCGTCCTATTGCTGTGGCATCATGCCAGACAAAATGTCGATGGCTGAAGACTGACGACGAAACCCCGCTAGTATCAAGGGGCATATGGCCATTCTATATCTTGATAAAAGTCAAACCTCAGTTATGCTGGGGGCTCGCTGAAGCTTGCAGTGATTTATGAAGCGGGAATCATTCTCTCTTGACACGGTGTTCACTTGTGAAGGGCAGAAGCGGCTGTATTCACATGCATGGTGGTCAACCGCCAAATTCAAATTCAATTGACACCTTGCACATTGCACGCGGCGCCCGTAGCCTTTTTCCTTGCTACGAAAGCACACGTCACGAGTCCGTAGCATTAGTGCTCAGTTTTCGTTGCAATATAACCGTGGATTACTCTGTTCAATCCTAGCCCTGGCTATTTTGGACGTTCCTTCAACCATCGTGCTATGCCACTGACAGTAGCTCGGGGGGGAGGATTCTTCGTTGGTCTTGCTATTTTCTTCGGGACATTGTAATAGCTGACATTGTATTACAATGGCCCTCGGCAACATGCTGGTCGTTATATTGACGGTCCAAACGTAGTTTTTTCAAAGGCTCACGTTTGACTTGATTTCTGTCACCGTTTCCTTTCCGTAAAGCTTCAAGCCAGTCGTATAGTTACTGGCAAGAGACATAGACTACTTGTCCCTGGCGCTTGAgacaatcaattgatatccATATAGACAGTACCATTAATACGTCTACAAAACCGGACATGGATGTATAAAAAATagaacagaaaaaaaaacgaacAGTTCGAAGCTGACAAAGTTTGCATATGGCGTTTCAGTTTGTAAAAAGACCAGGGCACACAAACTATTAGGGCCGTCGGAAACACGGATTATCTTGCCATGCCTGATCACGGCATGTCAAAGTTTATTGGCCGCCTACTCTTCCTTGTCCGTACAAGGCCGGGCAGAATTGAAACAAGAATCGCGATCCTGCTTACTATGTATCTACATCCGATATCAATGAATATCGGGCCTTCACATGACAATAGATTGATCAGCGGACTAATGGATTTGACATGCATATCAAGGGGTGACATTGCTGACCAAGGTCCAAGTGGCCACAGTGGACgcaacatacatacataggaATGAAACTCGACATTCCTCTTTTTGGAAAGGGTGATCGACGCGCACCAACGATGGAGAGGTAGGTCttgcaatgccaatgccaatgccaatgcctcGGCGCGGCGGTCGACGACTCATCACTGCATGCACTGTGATGTGGATGCATACGGCTACTCGCCATCCGGATTCACGGTGCCCCTGCGTTTGATTAATTGCATTGCCAGGCGCGATGCCAGGCCTATGTATGGAGTTACGAGCCGGAGAGTGGAGTCAAGAATGCAGGCATAGCAGGTTTCTGGCCTTTTCGTTTCTAGTCTCCGGGTTTTGCTCCTGAAACTCGGCATTTTGCCACAGTGACAAGCCCCAGCCAAGGTGTCAACATCAATAGCACAAACTCTATTGCTCAGATTGCGCGTTGCTATAGGTTGTTCCAATGTCCAGCTACCAGCTTAGCACGTATGGCCAAGTCCCCGGTATTTGGCCGCCATACAAGGAAGGGGGTTGAGACCAAACAGCCAAGGTCTATGCATCTACGTATTGACTTGACTTTGTGTAGCATGGCATATGGATGATGTGGGTGCAGGCTACTACTATGTACTTGACTACCTAGTACGCAGTCTGGTACGAATAGTCAGGGGCGAACCAGGCTGGCAGTCAATTCCTCGAGGTTCTCGCCGGCGTTCGCCCACCCCATGGGGGTTTGGGGGTCCCTAGCTAGGAGCGGCCCTGGACTATGCAATGTGCAACCAACGCCAGTTCAACCAGACGTTTTGCATTGTCTACAGCCCACGGTGAACAAAAGGCATTCATGGTGGTTTTGACGCCCGTTGCCCAGAGCCAGTTGATGGTAGGGTTCACGGTTTATTTTCGTGGATGAAATGTTCGGAGGTCGGGGCTAAAACGCTCCGCGTAGCACTCCGTCCACGTGAGCAGGTACATACATTAGTCATCGGAAGTCGGGCACTCGGACACAGGCAGGAGCGATCGTGAGCTGCTATTGGTAAGCGACTGCCGTACCCGAGTCCACTCGAGTGACCATAACGCTGAAAATGATGACACACGACGACCATCGGCCAAAAGACGAGATACGCGTCGCTGGAAGAAAACCCAAGACGCTCAAGGCACGCGCAGACATTCAAGACAGTTGTCCTGCAGCACCAGAACTTGCTGCGGCAAATTGGACCTTGGCTCACCTGTCGACTGGTCGTCGGTTGGCTCCGCGGCCCCACCTCAGCCATCCTCATATTCCATCATCGCATTCCCGCGTCGCCCGCCGATTGCGGATCACGGGTCACGCATCACCGACAACCTGCCGGCCATGTCTCCCGAGCCGCCATCGGATCCCTCCGGCTCCGGTGTCTCGTCGGGCACGGAGCCGTTGGCCTGTGTGACGTGCAGGTCCAGGAAACTCAAGTGTGACAGATCCAAACCGTCATGCACTCGCTGCCACAAAGTGGGCGGCGAATGTGTATATCCAGAATCACGCAGGAAGCCAACCTTTAAGCGACGAAATGTAAAGGA is a genomic window containing:
- the PKNOX2 gene encoding Homeobox protein PKNOX2 — protein: MSPASQYPAFRNDLLWDASRASSDSSRPSKHVALPSIRQTFPELHLEGSLADVTPTVTSVHKAPPPMPGSLASPEYVHSPNANKKRRISNEDEQAFLRAKQVPRLYRSPEAQQTRQLSPSRGQPTHLGAKNPWAESPSRSNTYSSHATSLSAAPASSRADSRPALPSLPSTLKLERDAPPIHRPLPLETTTEPANSPGRSGASPLPPTMERHSSYQSQDYGYTYQHPSRFQSLSTSSVRSYSRGPFSPGAAYGHHYSSMSRYTDLGNLGIGSDAKQRKRRGNLPKETTDKLRSWFVAHLQHPYPTEDEKQELMRQTGLQMNQISNWFINARRRQLPAMINNARAESDAMNGRPSGSSGDGTVLASTEQSSDFAGKRDDGLPLSDGEGGGYDDDVNKLHCRGPTDRLSL